The window ACAGGAATAGATATACTTTCGGCAACTTCCTGAGCAAGTTTTGCAGGTACTTTTTCCAGTACAACTGCGAAACAACCAGCTTCTTCAAGTACTTTTGCATCTCGTTTCAATGCTAAAGCTTCTTCTTCTTCTTTGGCTCTAACAGTGTATGTGCCGAACTTATATATTGATTGCGGAGTTAGTCCCAGGTGTCCCATTACAGGTATACCGGCAGAAATTATTCTCTTTATAGATTCTTCTATTTCATGTCCGCCCTCAAGTTTTACAGCATGTCCACCTGATTCCTTCATTATTCTTATGGCAGAATTTAAAGCTTCCAGAGAATTCCCCTGATAAGTTCCAAATGGCATGTCTACTACTACTAAGGCTCTGTCGACAGCTCTAACTACAGATGATGCATGGTAAATCATTTCATTAAGT of the Bacteroidota bacterium genome contains:
- the panB gene encoding 3-methyl-2-oxobutanoate hydroxymethyltransferase, encoding MSVAQKDFKKITTNSVLEMKRMGEKISMLTAYDFTLAKMVDKAGIDVILVGDSASNVMAGHQTTLPITLNEMIYHASSVVRAVDRALVVVDMPFGTYQGNSLEALNSAIRIMKESGGHAVKLEGGHEIEESIKRIISAGIPVMGHLGLTPQSIYKFGTYTVRAKEEEEALALKRDAKVLEEAGCFAVVLEKVPAKLAQEVAESISIPVIGIGAGAGVDGQVLVLHDMLGMTHKFNPRFLRRYLNLFEDITGAIKQYVEDVKSVDFPNDKEQY